Genomic DNA from Halobacteriovorax sp. DA5:
AAACCGATTCGCTCTTTTTCTGGGGGCGCTGCGCTTCGCGGCGGTAATTGGAACAATGGAACGAACGCCGGTGCGTTCACGCTCAATTTGAACAATGCTCCGTCGAACACGAACACGAACATTGGCTTTCGCTGCGGTTTTTTTGGCGTCGGCAGACTTGGGAGAAAATAGGTGTAGGAAGTTTACGGGTACGCTTGTAGGCCACTTTTCTCACAATAGTGAGAACCCAAGGCACTTCGGTTTTATTCCTGGGCCAACCACGAGGGGGAAATTTCCCCTTTGTGGAGTCCGAAAAATTAAGCGACATGAAGAAGTTCAAAGTCAGGGGCACGAATTGGTTGAAGCCTATTTGTGATGTGTGAAACTTGGATGCAGGAATCATTTAAAATTTTCTAAGAGCGCTTGGACAGCTTTGAGTTTGTCATCCGAGATTGTCTCCAATATTGCCAGGCAATTATCAATGACCTCATCCCTTAAAACCTCAGAGTTCAGAAGATCATAGTAGTCTTCCATTTTTTGGCCATAGGAATGAACAATGTGCCGTATTTCATCAAGCTTATCAGTAAGATCGACCCTGCCACTTTCTCTGTGGTCAATCATGCTACGACTGAAACCACAAAGTTTCGCAGCATCTGGCTGGGAAAGTCTCGCTCTTCTGCGCAGAACTTTAAGGACGCGAGATTCTTTGGAGATAATTTTTTGATACTTCCGGTATTCTTTGGGGTCTCTTCTTGTGGTTTTGTAGGCGCTTCGGGCAGGCAGTTTGGGAATGACAAGTTCTCCTTCCAAAATTTGTTTAAATTCGCTTTTAGTATAGCGGAAGCGTCGCAAAAGGATGCCCTGATCTTCAGGGCTAAAATTTGACCGGCCATCTTCACATTTCTTTACTGTTTCTTTGGATTTTCCAATTAGTTTGGCCACTTCCTCACGCGTGACTTTTTT
This window encodes:
- a CDS encoding helix-turn-helix transcriptional regulator, whose protein sequence is MYQDRLHTYSERKGKEKTNRHTRESQALRDVRIFKKVTREEVAKLIGKSKETVKKCEDGRSNFSPEDQGILLRRFRYTKSEFKQILEGELVIPKLPARSAYKTTRRDPKEYRKYQKIISKESRVLKVLRRRARLSQPDAAKLCGFSRSMIDHRESGRVDLTDKLDEIRHIVHSYGQKMEDYYDLLNSEVLRDEVIDNCLAILETISDDKLKAVQALLENFK